A single Ziziphus jujuba cultivar Dongzao chromosome 11, ASM3175591v1 DNA region contains:
- the LOC107433635 gene encoding protein WVD2-like 4 isoform X1: MESENGLEDKKCISEGKSVEGSVVDVIGESQIADIVGGEVPTLNGNAEPSGVVTKSESLNSSGVAVKASATVQQTKNSKTIHVPHAGNNGFSKNSNITKDKPTTMEGTASFARNQKAILSQSISFPARGARDDGLKKSIEAMSVKNGGGNGTKMETPFSKGVVTSGSRLYNPNRRASAGVQTKEQNTTSRASVRRTSLAAKPSTKRSLSMKSGSTNATANSLPSDTSLPAEKSLPPAKTALPVKEEEDAHSTTSSSTSRGRRSSGGAGFAFRLDERAAKRKEFFTKLEEKIQAKEEEITNLQAKSKESQEAEIKQLRKRMIFKATPMPSFYREPPPKTELKKIPTTRAKSPKLGRNKNSISAANSSEGSGSCLSPRLNRDQNNSSKGMEAKCEKEVAETKKPIRKSQPRLHSQENVSSKTKTEANPVKSKSKTTDKETQNQKAGLMDTKEIQDQNSHLPECKDEIKLETEMNVGQNNTPVTSPPPTDIMPQEVAAGV, from the exons ATGGAATCTGAAAACGGTTTGGAGGATAAGAAATGCATTTCTGAGGGAAAAAGTGTAGAAGGATCGGTAGTGGATGTAATAGGAGAGAGCCAAATTGCTGATATTGTTGGTGGAGAAGTTCCCACCCTGAATGGAAATGCTGAACCTTCTGGGGTTGTAACAAAATCTGAGAGCCTAAACTCTTCTGGGGTTGCAGTTAAAGCCTCTGCAACTGTTCAGCAGACTAAAAACTCAAAAACCATACAT GTTCCTCATGCTGGAAATAATGGCTTCTCAAAGAACAGTAACATAACCAAGGACAAACCTACTACTATGGAAGGCACAGCTTCATTTGCTCGTAACCAGAAAGCAATCCTTTCTCAGAGCATTTCCTTCCCAGCAAGAGGAGCTCGTGATGATGGTTTAAAGAAGAGCATCGAGGCAATGTCAGTGAAAAATGGTGGAGGAAATGGGACTAAAATGGAGACCCCTTTTTCCAAAGGAGTAGTTACTTCAGGTTCTCGTTTATATAATCCAAATAGACGTGCATCGGCTGGAGTACAAACAAAGGAACAAAACACAACAAGTAGAGCTTCTGTCAGGAGGACTTCCTTGGCAGCAAAGCCTAGCACTAAACGCTCCTTG TCTATGAAGTCTGGTTCCACAAATGCAACTGCTAATTCTCTTCCATCTGACACGTCCCT ACCAGCTGAGAAAAGTTTACCACCTGCTAAAACAGCACTGCCAGTTAAAGAGGAGGAAGATGCTCATTCCACCACTTC AAGTTCTACTTCTCGTGGGCGGAGGAGCAGTGGCGGTGCAGGATTTGCCTTCAGGTTGGATGAACGTGCTGCAAAGCGGAAGGAG TTCTTTACAAAGCTAGAAGAGAAGATTCaggcaaaagaagaagaaataactAACTTGCAAGCAAAATCAAAG GAATCCCAAGAGGCTGAGATCAAGCAGCTTAGGAAACGCATGATATTTAAAGCTACACCTATGCCAAGTTTCTATAGAGAGCCTCCTCCAAAAACTGAACTGAAAAAG ATACCAACAACACGTGCAAAATCTCCGAAGTTAGGAAGGAACAAGAACTCCATTTCTGCGGCAAACTCTTCAGAAGGTAGTGGATCTTGCCTTAGCCCACGTCTGAACCGAGATCAGAACAATTCAAGCAAGGGAATGGAGGCAAAATGTGAAAAAGAAGTCGCAGAAACAAAGAAGCCAATTAGAAAGTCCCAACCTAGACTTCACTCCCAGGAAAATGTATCAAGTAAAACTAAAACTGAAGCGAATCCTGTGAAGTCAAAGTCAAAGACCACCGACAAAGAAACCCAAAACCAGAAAGCAGGCCTTATGGATACCAAAGAAATCCAGGACCAAAACAGTCATCTTCCTGAATGCAAAGATGAGATAAAGCTAGAGACCGAAATGAATGTTGGACAGAATAATACACCAGTAACGAGTCCACCTCCCACTGACATAATGCCACAAGAAGTTGCGGCTGGTgtttaa
- the LOC107433635 gene encoding protein WVD2-like 4 isoform X2 → MESENGLEDKKCISEGKSVEGSVVDVIGESQIADIVGGEVPTLNGNAEPSGVVTKSESLNSSGVAVKASATVQQTKNSKTIHVPHAGNNGFSKNSNITKDKPTTMEGTASFARNQKAILSQSISFPARGARDDGLKKSIEAMSVKNGGGNGTKMETPFSKGVVTSGSRLYNPNRRASAGVQTKEQNTTSRASVRRTSLAAKPSTKRSLSMKSGSTNATANSLPSDTSLPAEKSLPPAKTALPVKEEEDAHSTTSSTSRGRRSSGGAGFAFRLDERAAKRKEFFTKLEEKIQAKEEEITNLQAKSKESQEAEIKQLRKRMIFKATPMPSFYREPPPKTELKKIPTTRAKSPKLGRNKNSISAANSSEGSGSCLSPRLNRDQNNSSKGMEAKCEKEVAETKKPIRKSQPRLHSQENVSSKTKTEANPVKSKSKTTDKETQNQKAGLMDTKEIQDQNSHLPECKDEIKLETEMNVGQNNTPVTSPPPTDIMPQEVAAGV, encoded by the exons ATGGAATCTGAAAACGGTTTGGAGGATAAGAAATGCATTTCTGAGGGAAAAAGTGTAGAAGGATCGGTAGTGGATGTAATAGGAGAGAGCCAAATTGCTGATATTGTTGGTGGAGAAGTTCCCACCCTGAATGGAAATGCTGAACCTTCTGGGGTTGTAACAAAATCTGAGAGCCTAAACTCTTCTGGGGTTGCAGTTAAAGCCTCTGCAACTGTTCAGCAGACTAAAAACTCAAAAACCATACAT GTTCCTCATGCTGGAAATAATGGCTTCTCAAAGAACAGTAACATAACCAAGGACAAACCTACTACTATGGAAGGCACAGCTTCATTTGCTCGTAACCAGAAAGCAATCCTTTCTCAGAGCATTTCCTTCCCAGCAAGAGGAGCTCGTGATGATGGTTTAAAGAAGAGCATCGAGGCAATGTCAGTGAAAAATGGTGGAGGAAATGGGACTAAAATGGAGACCCCTTTTTCCAAAGGAGTAGTTACTTCAGGTTCTCGTTTATATAATCCAAATAGACGTGCATCGGCTGGAGTACAAACAAAGGAACAAAACACAACAAGTAGAGCTTCTGTCAGGAGGACTTCCTTGGCAGCAAAGCCTAGCACTAAACGCTCCTTG TCTATGAAGTCTGGTTCCACAAATGCAACTGCTAATTCTCTTCCATCTGACACGTCCCT ACCAGCTGAGAAAAGTTTACCACCTGCTAAAACAGCACTGCCAGTTAAAGAGGAGGAAGATGCTCATTCCACCACTTC TTCTACTTCTCGTGGGCGGAGGAGCAGTGGCGGTGCAGGATTTGCCTTCAGGTTGGATGAACGTGCTGCAAAGCGGAAGGAG TTCTTTACAAAGCTAGAAGAGAAGATTCaggcaaaagaagaagaaataactAACTTGCAAGCAAAATCAAAG GAATCCCAAGAGGCTGAGATCAAGCAGCTTAGGAAACGCATGATATTTAAAGCTACACCTATGCCAAGTTTCTATAGAGAGCCTCCTCCAAAAACTGAACTGAAAAAG ATACCAACAACACGTGCAAAATCTCCGAAGTTAGGAAGGAACAAGAACTCCATTTCTGCGGCAAACTCTTCAGAAGGTAGTGGATCTTGCCTTAGCCCACGTCTGAACCGAGATCAGAACAATTCAAGCAAGGGAATGGAGGCAAAATGTGAAAAAGAAGTCGCAGAAACAAAGAAGCCAATTAGAAAGTCCCAACCTAGACTTCACTCCCAGGAAAATGTATCAAGTAAAACTAAAACTGAAGCGAATCCTGTGAAGTCAAAGTCAAAGACCACCGACAAAGAAACCCAAAACCAGAAAGCAGGCCTTATGGATACCAAAGAAATCCAGGACCAAAACAGTCATCTTCCTGAATGCAAAGATGAGATAAAGCTAGAGACCGAAATGAATGTTGGACAGAATAATACACCAGTAACGAGTCCACCTCCCACTGACATAATGCCACAAGAAGTTGCGGCTGGTgtttaa
- the LOC107433636 gene encoding fasciclin-like arabinogalactan protein 15 — MGSPIYGVSFFFFLLLSLLSTPSSALPRNPSSKPSSSSSSSSSSSGQINSNSVLVALLDSHYTELAELVEKALLLQTLEEAVGNHNITILAPRNEALEHQLDPEFKRFLLEPRNLKSLQTLLMFHIIPKRIGFNGWPNSGLVRHRTLWNDHVHFTTKEDSGKKAVDSSEVVRPEDVVRPDGVIHGIERLLIPRSVQEDFNRRRNLRSISAVLPEGAPEVDPRTHRLKKPAAPVPAGAPPVLPIYDAMAPGPSLAPAPAPGPGGPHHKFDGMSQVKDFIHTLLHYGGYNEMADILVNLTSLATEMGRLVSEGYVLTVLAPNDEAMAKLTTDQLSEPGAPEQIVYYHIIPEYQTEESMYNAVRRFGKVRYDTLRLPHKVLAEESDGSVKFGQGDGSAYLFDPDIYTDGRISVQGIDGVLFPPEEEQKSEKKAPPLVKVTAKPRRGKLMEVACSMLGVLGTDSYFSTCQ, encoded by the exons ATGGGTTCTCCCATCTATGGtgtctccttcttcttcttccttcttctctcTTTACTTTCCACTCCCTCTTCTGCATTGCCACGTAACCCATCTTCCAAaccttcttcctcttcctcttcttcttcttcctcttctggtCAGATTAACTCCAACTCCGTCCTTGTTGCCCTTCTCGATTCCCATTACACAGAGCTTGCCGAGCTCGTTGAAAAAGCTCTGCTATTGCAGACCCTTGAAGAAGCCGTCGGCAACCACAATATTACCATTCTTGCCCCTAGAAATGAAGCCTTGGAGCATCAGCTTGACCCGGAATTCAAGCGTTTCTTGCTGGAGCCTCGTAATTTGAAATCCCTCCAGACCCTTCTCATGTTCCACATTATTCCCAAGCGTATCGGCTTCAACGGCTGGCCCAATTCCGGGTTGGTTCGCCACCGCACTCTCTGGAACGACCACGTGCATTTCACAACCAAGGAGGATTCCGGCAAGAAAGCCGTCGATTCCTCCGAGGTTGTCCGACCCGAAGACGTTGTCCGACCCGACGGTGTCATCCACGGGATTGAAAGGCTCCTAATCCCTCGCTCCGTTCAAGAGGATTTCAACCGGAGAAGGAATCTGCGTTCGATTTCAGCCGTTTTACCCGAAGGAGCACCGGAGGTGGATCCAAGAACCCACCGATTGAAGAAACCGGCTGCACCGGTTCCGGCTGGAGCTCCACCGGTGCTACCGATCTACGACGCCATGGCACCGGGTCCTTCTCTTGCTCCGGCTCCGGCTCCGGGACCCGGAGGTCCGCACCACAAGTTCGACGGTATGTCACAGGTCAAGGACTTTATCCATACATTATTGCATTACGGCGGTTACAACGAAATGGCCGATATTCTCGTGAACTTGACGTCTTTGGCCACCGAGATGGGTCGGTTGGTATCGGAGGGTTACGTTTTGACGGTTTTGGCCCCAAACGACGAAGCCATGGCTAAGCTGACGACTGACCAGCTGAGCGAGCCTGGTGCGCCGGAACAGATAGTTTACTACCACATCATACCGGAGTATCAGACTGAGGAAAGTATGTACAATGCCGTGAGAAGGTTCGGGAAGGTTCGGTACGACACTCTGAGATTGCCGCATAAGGTTTTGGCCGAAGAGTCTGATGGATCGGTCAAATTCGGACAAGGTGATGGGTCGGCTTATCTATTCGACCCGGATATTTATACCGATGGAAGAATTTCAGTACAAGGCATTGATGGGGTTCTTTTCCCTCCGGAGGAGGAACAGAAATCGGAAAAGAAAGCTCCTCCGCTTGTAAAGGTCACTGCAAAGCCCCGGAGAG GGAAGTTGATGGAAGTAGCTTGCAGTATGCTTGGAGTTTTGGGAACAGATTCTTATTTCTCTACATGTCAATGA
- the LOC107433585 gene encoding E3 ubiquitin-protein ligase RHF2A isoform X1 yields the protein MIYYNSGEEHKGKIEKVLEMEEANGAESHSTSAAAFVEGGVQDACDDACSICLEEFCEKEPSTMTNCRHEFHLQCILEWCQRSSQCPMCWQSISLKDPSSQELLKAVEQERSLRATPRNATIYNHSLGGFEVQRLPLGANNAELEETIMHHLASAAAMGRPHNIGRREGQRIRISARGRPHLYVYSAHPSALPSGSVSASGADTEPAAIAVASPSTPLRSSGDEPSEQTSQYHFVQTDRNSSLASGSNWRPNRRAISCINRSASHSSSLNEDDEAGPSDFHSFSESLKSKFNAMSMRYKESISKSTKGWKERLFSRTTSMSGIGSEVRREVTAGISSIWERFETRAVGRADQVSMGNNLADGSSTEGSNQNNGERRGRHSVTQRNIPTSCAASSASG from the exons ATGATATATTATAACAGcg gagaagaacACAAGGGGAAAATAGAAAAG GTTCTGGAGATGGAAGAGGCAAACGGAGCCGAAAGTCATTCGACATCAGCTGCTGCCTTTGTAGAAGGAGGAGTACAAGATGCCTGTGATGATGCTTGCAGCATATGCCTTGAGGAGTTCTGTGAAAAGGAACCTTCAACG ATGACTAATTGCAGGCACGAGTTTCATCTTCAGTGCATTCTTGAatg GTGCCAGAGAAGTTCTCAGTGTCCCATGTGTTGGCAATCCATTAGTTTGAAGGATCCTTCCAG TCAAGAATTACTCAAGGCAGTAGAGCAAGAGAGGAGTTTAAGGGCTACTCCAAGAAATGCCACTATATATAACCATTCTCTTGGTGGTTTTGAAGTGCAGCGT TTACCACTTGGTGCTAACAATGCTGAACTTGAAGAGACAATAATGCATCACTTGGCATCTGCCGCTGCAATGGGAAGGCCCCACAATATTGGTAGAAGGGAAGGCCAGAGGATTCGGATATCTGCTCGTGGTCGTCCTCACTTATATGTATATTCCGCTCACCCTAGTGCACTTCCTTCAGGTTCTGTTTCTGCCTCAGGAGCAGACACAGAACCAGCAGCAATTGCTGTAGCTAGTCCTTCTACCCCACTTCGATCTAGTGGTGATGAACCATCAGAGCAGACTTCACAGTATCATTTTGTTCAGACTGATCGAAATTCTTCCTTAGCATCTGGATCAAATTGGCGACCAAATCGTAGAGCAATTTCCTGTATAAACCG CTCTGCTAGTCATTCTTCATCACTtaatgaagatgatgaagcaGGACCATCAGACTTTCATTCATTTTCGGAGTCTCTGAAAAGTAAATTTAATGCAATGTCAATGAG ATACAAAGAGTCAATATCAAAGAGCACAAAAGGGTGGAAGGAGAGGCTGTTCTCTCGTACCACTTCCATGTCGGGTATTGGTTCTGAAGTTCGGAGAGAAGTGACTGCAGGAATTTCTAGCATATGGGAGCGGTTCGAAACCAGAGCTGTTGGTAGAGCTGACCAAGTTTCTATGGGAAATAACTTGGCTGATGGTTCCTCTACAGAAGGGAGCAACCAGAACAATGGAGAGAGACGTGGAAGACACTCAGTGACTCAGAGAAACATACCTACTAGTTGTGCTGCAAGTTCAGCTTCAGGCTGA
- the LOC107433585 gene encoding E3 ubiquitin-protein ligase RHF2A isoform X2, whose translation MEEANGAESHSTSAAAFVEGGVQDACDDACSICLEEFCEKEPSTMTNCRHEFHLQCILEWCQRSSQCPMCWQSISLKDPSSQELLKAVEQERSLRATPRNATIYNHSLGGFEVQRLPLGANNAELEETIMHHLASAAAMGRPHNIGRREGQRIRISARGRPHLYVYSAHPSALPSGSVSASGADTEPAAIAVASPSTPLRSSGDEPSEQTSQYHFVQTDRNSSLASGSNWRPNRRAISCINRSASHSSSLNEDDEAGPSDFHSFSESLKSKFNAMSMRYKESISKSTKGWKERLFSRTTSMSGIGSEVRREVTAGISSIWERFETRAVGRADQVSMGNNLADGSSTEGSNQNNGERRGRHSVTQRNIPTSCAASSASG comes from the exons ATGGAAGAGGCAAACGGAGCCGAAAGTCATTCGACATCAGCTGCTGCCTTTGTAGAAGGAGGAGTACAAGATGCCTGTGATGATGCTTGCAGCATATGCCTTGAGGAGTTCTGTGAAAAGGAACCTTCAACG ATGACTAATTGCAGGCACGAGTTTCATCTTCAGTGCATTCTTGAatg GTGCCAGAGAAGTTCTCAGTGTCCCATGTGTTGGCAATCCATTAGTTTGAAGGATCCTTCCAG TCAAGAATTACTCAAGGCAGTAGAGCAAGAGAGGAGTTTAAGGGCTACTCCAAGAAATGCCACTATATATAACCATTCTCTTGGTGGTTTTGAAGTGCAGCGT TTACCACTTGGTGCTAACAATGCTGAACTTGAAGAGACAATAATGCATCACTTGGCATCTGCCGCTGCAATGGGAAGGCCCCACAATATTGGTAGAAGGGAAGGCCAGAGGATTCGGATATCTGCTCGTGGTCGTCCTCACTTATATGTATATTCCGCTCACCCTAGTGCACTTCCTTCAGGTTCTGTTTCTGCCTCAGGAGCAGACACAGAACCAGCAGCAATTGCTGTAGCTAGTCCTTCTACCCCACTTCGATCTAGTGGTGATGAACCATCAGAGCAGACTTCACAGTATCATTTTGTTCAGACTGATCGAAATTCTTCCTTAGCATCTGGATCAAATTGGCGACCAAATCGTAGAGCAATTTCCTGTATAAACCG CTCTGCTAGTCATTCTTCATCACTtaatgaagatgatgaagcaGGACCATCAGACTTTCATTCATTTTCGGAGTCTCTGAAAAGTAAATTTAATGCAATGTCAATGAG ATACAAAGAGTCAATATCAAAGAGCACAAAAGGGTGGAAGGAGAGGCTGTTCTCTCGTACCACTTCCATGTCGGGTATTGGTTCTGAAGTTCGGAGAGAAGTGACTGCAGGAATTTCTAGCATATGGGAGCGGTTCGAAACCAGAGCTGTTGGTAGAGCTGACCAAGTTTCTATGGGAAATAACTTGGCTGATGGTTCCTCTACAGAAGGGAGCAACCAGAACAATGGAGAGAGACGTGGAAGACACTCAGTGACTCAGAGAAACATACCTACTAGTTGTGCTGCAAGTTCAGCTTCAGGCTGA
- the LOC107433620 gene encoding uncharacterized protein LOC107433620: MDNSMGVGFMAVFAVSGSVVLLAHQVHKRLFSNFMKNIEFELNGPFYSHAHTKLASVVTEKNLGKKMVRFADDVVEPSSNNKEYRKRHCSAKQVSTMENNDIVQNQADHHHHHHHHHEGYKLEDTMPPNRVALYRGILQYKTLKGAQLYV, from the exons atggataACTCTATGGGAGTTGGATTCATGGCGGTTTTTGCAGTATCAGGAAGCGTGGTTCTTCTAGCCCACCAAGTCCACAAGCGTCTCTTCTCCAACTTCATGAAGAACATTGAATTCGAACTCAATGGGCCATTCTATTCCCATGCCCATACCAAATTAGCCAGTG TGGTAACTGAGAAGAACCTTGGGAAGAAGATGGTGAGATTTGCAGATGATGTTGTGGAGCCATCATCGAATAACAAAGAATACAGGAAGAGGCACTGTTCGGCTAAGCAAGTTTCAACAATGGAGAATAATGATATAGTTCAGAACCAGgctgatcatcatcatcatcatcatcatcatcatgaagGATACAAATTGGAGGATACTATGCCTCCCAATAGGGTTGCTCTTTATAGAGGGATTCTTCAATATAAGACCCTTAAGGGCGCCCAATTATATGTATAA